One genomic region from Bufo bufo chromosome 3, aBufBuf1.1, whole genome shotgun sequence encodes:
- the CEP97 gene encoding centrosomal protein of 97 kDa: MAGEEVTSSPGESANGLVDLSGQGLQKLSPTLPCEADTRTLILDKNQIIKLEHLEKCKNLTQLSVANNRLVRMMGVSKLVHLRVLNLPHNSIGYVEGLKDLVHLEWLNLAGNNLKVIDQINNCTSLQHLDLSDNNISQIGDLSKLLCLKTLLLHGNSITTLRTASTSLPQNLSILSLAENEIRDLNEVSFLAGLSDLEQLSIMNNPCVMATPSIPGFDYRPYIVSWCLNLKVLDGYIVSQKESLKAEWLYSQGKGRSYRPGQHVPLVQYLASVCPLTSAHGLQTEEDAKLEKILSKQRLHQRQLMHQIRNETHLSSTPNKRSYTSAELQSPPRTLHRSNNIEPIVKVDTWLGTSNSEDNSYTSRNVSSSPAQSGPSYYNNLYLEDIQTDEDKLNCSLLSSESTFMPVAPGLSPMSPTVELRVPGITGELSANNTITKVSKCISEDLTTQEKVKEAGVGRTVTECLKQGDNHHRSSTECTQPPSASSSYSDAVDSKVLQDEDMDRLNCMNKAATKLQSYWRGFYARNHNPKVKEVQYEIRLSRMQEHIVFLTQEVSRLKTEKDEERVQRLVQEEALRYLWDQVQSIQDWQRKVSGQIDSIPKPDVQSPKTSAQQSPSYESAPEIPCSKTTPDIPDSGFHSIEIGQTSHQELSGSEKSSTEESASSEQSVETVKHCQQPLPGFIEVHETTAQDPSESSKDDSSIEQDSSLLQQYLDKVEQLEKAEDNTSLSDVTEESRPEITNSSINSDFLSSSFGHDCEDGKKEDISQSSDDAQSLAASQGACTEAPEGELLQ; the protein is encoded by the exons ATGGCGGGGGAGGAGGTTACTTCGTCTCCGGGAGAGTCTGCTAACGGGTTAG TGGATCTGTCTGGCCAAGGTCTGCAGAAGCTGAGTCCCACGTTACCATGTGAAGCTGATACTCGAACACTAATTTTGGACAAGAATCAGATCATCAAATTGGAACACCTAGAGAAATGCAAAAATCTTACACAG ctctccgtagccaataacCGTCTTGTTCGGATGATGGGAGTTTCAAAATTGGTCCATTTGCGAGTACTAAATCTACCTCACAACAGTATAGGATATGTGGAAGGACTCAAAGACCTGGTGCATTTGGAATGGCTGAACCTTGCAGGAAACAATTTAAAG GTTATTGATCAGATAAACAATTGCACGTCCCTGCAGCATCTGGATTTATCAGACAATAACATATCTCAGATCGGCGATCTCTCCAAGTTATTGTGTCTCAAG ACCCTTCTCCtgcacggtaacagcatcaccacTTTACGCACGGCCTCCACCAGCCTTCCGCAGAATTTGTCCATATTGTCACTTGCAGAGAATGAAATCAGAGACCTGAATGAG GTGTCCTTCCTTGCAGGTCTCTCTGATCTGGAACAGTTGTCAATCATGAACAATCCTTGTGTGATGGCCACTCCATCTATACCTGGTTTTGACTACAGACCTTATATTGTCAGCTGGTGCTTGAACCTTAAAGTCTTAGATGGATATATAGTTTCACAAAAGGAAAG CTTGAAAGCAGAATGGCTTTACAGCCAAGGCAAAGGAAGATCATACCGGCCGGGCCAGCATGTTCCACTTGTGCAGTACTTAGCATCTGTATGTCCCCTGACGTCTGCACATGGTCTTCAGACAGAGGAAGATGCCAAGTTGGAGAAAATCTTAAGTAAACAAAG GTTACATCAGAGGCAATTGATGCATCAAATTCGTAATGAGACCCATCTCTCTTCAACTCCCAATAAAAGATCCTATACCTCGGCTGAGCTGCAGAGCCCACCTAGAACCCTTCATCGATCTAATAATATTG AGCCTATTGTAAAGGTGGACACCTGGCTTGGTACAAGTAATTCAGAAGATAACTCCTACACATCAAGAAACGTTTCCTCCAGCCCTGCTCAATCTGGGCCATCATATTACAACAACCTTTATCTTGAAGACATCCAGACTGATGAGGACAAACTGAATTGTAGCCTTCTTTCCTCTGAGTCCACATTCATGCCTGTTGCTCCTGGTTTATCCCCAATGTCTCCCACTGTAGAGCTTAGGGTACCTGGTATAACAGGGGAATTAAGTGCCAATAACACCATTACCAAAGTGAGTAAATGTATTTCTGAGGACTTAACAACACAAGAGAAAGTAAAAGAGGCTGGAGTTGGCAGAACTGTAACTGAGTGCTTGAAACAAGGGGACAACCATCATCGGTCCTCTACAGAGTGCACCCAGCCACCCAGTGCCTCCTCTTCTTACAGTGATGCGGTGGACAGCAAAGTATTACAGGATGAAGACATGGACCGCTTAAATTGTATGAACAAAGCAGCAACAAAACTGCAGTCTTATTGGAGAGGTTTTTATGCAAGAAACCATAACCCCAAAGTCAAAGAAGTACAATATGAAATCAGACTCAGCAGAATGCAGGAGCACATCGTCTTTCTCACTCAAGAAGTCTCCAG GTTGAAGACAGAAAAGGATGAGGAGCGGGTGCAGAGGCTTGTACAAGAGGAAGCTCTCCGATACTTATGGGACCAG GTTCAGTCCATTCAAGATTGGCAAAGGAAAGTAAGCGGTCAGATTGATAGTATTCCAAAGCCTGATGTACAGTCACCTAAGACATCGGCACAGCAGTCACCTTCATACGAGTCTGCTCCTGAAATCCCATGCAGCAAAACCACCCCAGACATCCCGGACTCTggtttccactccattgagatagGGCAGACATCTCATCAGGAACTGAGTGGTTCCGAAAAGAGCTCCACCGAGGAAAGCGCATCTTCTGAGCAATCCGTGGAAACCGTAAAACATTGTCAACAACCATTGCCCGGTTTCATTGAGGTTCATGAGACAACAGCCCAAGATCCCAGTGAAAGTAgcaaggatgactccagcatagaaCAAGACAGTAGTcttctgcagcagtatttggataAAGTGGAACAACTTGAGAAAGCAGAGGACAACACAAGTCTTAGTGATGTGACTGAGGAAAGTAGACCTGAAATTACTAACAGTTCAATAAACTCAGATTTCCTCTCCAGTAGCTTCGGACATGATTGCGAAGATGGAAAGAAGGAAGACATCTCTCAGTCCTCTGATGATGCACAGAGCTTGGCAGCATCACAGGGCGCTTGTACTGAGGCTCCAGAAGGAGaattgctgcagtaa